Genomic window (Saccharothrix australiensis):
TGCCGGCGTACTTGTCCGCCCGGTACGGCTGGGTGGTGACCCGGTCCGCCAGGTCGTCGGGCACCTTGAGCTGGGGTCCGGCGTCGTTGTCGTCGGTCTCCGGTGTGGCGGCGACGACCTCGCCGGACACGCGGTCGTCCGGCCCCACCGCCATCGCGGCGTGCAGTCGGACGCACCCCGTCAGCGCGAAGGCCGCGAGGAGGAACACCGGCAGGAGGAGCGCGGAGGCCCTGGGCACCTGGCCATCCTGCCGGCCGGGTCAAAAGTTGACCGCTCGAACGCGGTCGTGAGCCTGGCTAAATACCTGTTGGAGGGACGTGACCCGGAGGTAACGTGCGGCGCATGTCAACCTCTTCGGCCGGCGTGCACGGCATCAGCAACCAGTTCGTAGCCGACTACGCGGCGGCCGACCCGTTGATCGCGACCTTCATCGGCGTTCCCGGCCACGACGACCGGCTGACCGACTACTCGCCCGACGGCCACCGCGCCCGCGCCGAGCTGGCCGCCCGCGCCCTCGCGGACATCACCGCCGCCGAACCCGCCGACGAGTCCGAGGCCGCCGCCAAGTCGGTGTTCCTGGAGCGCGTCGGGCTCGACGTCGAGATCCACGAGGCGGGCCTGTGGGACGGCGCGCTGAACGTCATCGCGAGCCCCGTGCAGAGCCTGCGGGAGGCGTTCGACCTGATGCCGACGGCGACCGCCGAGGACTGGGCGACCATCGCCAAGCGGCTCACGGCCATGCCCGAGGCGGTGGCGAACCTGCGCGCGGGCCTCGCCCACTCCGCCGACCGCGGCCAGGTCGCCGCGCTGCGGCAGGTGATCCGGGTCGCCGAGCAGTGCGACACCTGGTCCGGCCGGTCCGGCGGCAAGTCCTACTTCGCGACGCTGGTCGAGGGCGCGCCCGCGGACGCCGCGCTGCGCACCGACCTGGCGGCGGGCGCGAAGGCCGCCGCCGAGGCGTACGCCGACCTGGCCACCTTCCTGCGCGAGGACCTCGCGCCGAAGGCGCCGAAGAAGGACGCGGTCGGCGAGGACGTCTACCGGCTGTGGTCGCGCCACTTCACCGGCGCCCGGCTGGACCTGGCCGAGGCGTACGAGTGGGGCTGGGCCGAGTTCACCCGGATCGAGACCGAGATGAAGCAGGTGGCGAACCGGGTGCTCGGCGGCTCGGGCGGCACCCTCGCCGAGGCCGCCGCCGTGCTCGACGCCGACCCGCGCTACCTGGTGCAGGGCCAGGCCGGGCTCCAGGCGTGGATGCAGCAGCTCTCGGACAAGGCCCTCCACGACGTCCGCGGCGTGCACTTCGAGCTGCCCGACGAGCTGATGCGGCTGGAGTGCCGCATCGCGCCGCCCGGCGGCGGCGTCGGCGCGTACTACACCGGTCCCACCCCGGACTTCTCGCGCCCCGGCCGCATGTGGTGGTCGGTGCCCGCGGACAAGACCGAGTTCTCCACCTGGCGCGAGGTCACGACCGTCTACCACGAGGGCGTGCCCGGCCACCACCTCCAGGTCGCCACCGCCGTCTACCAGGCGGAGAAGCTGAACAACTTCCAGCGGCTGATGTGCTGGGTGTCCGGGCACGGCGAGGGCTGGGCCCTGTACGCCGAGCGGCTGATGCGCGAGCTGGGCTACCTGGAGGACGACGGCGACCTGCTCGGGATGCTCGACGCGCACCTGTTCCGCGCGGCCCGCGTGATCATCGACATCGGCATGCACCTGGAGCTGGAGATCCCGCGCGGCACCGGTTTCCACGAGGGCGAGCGCTGGACGCCGGAGCTGGGCCTGGAGTTCATGCTCACCCGGACCATCACCGACCCGGCGCACGTGCGCGACGAGATCGACCGCTACCTGGGCTGGCCCGGCCAGGCGCCGTCGTACAAGCTCGGCGAGCGGCTGTGGCTGGCGGCGCGCGACGACGCCAAGGCCCGGCACGGCGACGCGTTCGACCTCAAGGCGTTCCACAAGGACGCGCTGGAGATGGGCGCGATGGGCCTGGACACGCTGCGGGAGCGCCTCGCGCGGCTCTGAACGGCGCGACCGTGCGCCCACGGCCCCGGTGACCGCCCTTTACGGCGTCGTCACCGGGGCCGCTGTTGCATATGCTGCGGGCACTTCAGGGGAGGGGGACGCATGGCCAGACGTCTCGGGCGGTCCGCGTCGGTGGTCGCGGCGGTGGGTGCGCTGCTGTTGTGCGCCGCTCCGGCGTGGGCGCAGGACGACATCGCCGACCCGGCCGAGTGGCGGGTGCGGCAGGAGATCGTGGACCACGCGTTCAGCCAGGTCGGGGCGCGGGAGGACGGTCCCAACGGCTATCCGCGGCGGTACCAGGACATCGATCCGGCCGTGCGGCGCCCCGTGGAGTGGTGCGGGGTGTTCGTGAACTGGGCGTGGACGAAGGCCGGTGTGCCGCAGCGGCCGTCGATGCAGGCCGCGCCCGGCGCGCCCGCCGTCGACCAGGGGCACTGGGCGACCTACTGGCAGAAGTGGGGCCAGGCCAACGGCCGCTGGAAGCCGCTGGCGGAGCGGGACGTGGAGATGGGCGACGCCATCGTCTACGGCAACTACCCGTCGATGGTCGCGCACGTCGGCGTCGTGGTGGAGGTCAACTACGACCGCACCGGCCGGAAGGCCACCCACGTGCGGACCGTGGAGGGCAACGTGAGCGACCGGGTCGTCTACACGAAGTGGCGCAAGCTGTCGGACCTGAACGCGGGCGCGGGCCTCAAGGTCTCGGGGTTCGTGTCGCCGTTCTAGCCGGACCGGTTCCGCCGAGCGGGTCGGGGGCGGTCGTCGCGCGACGACCGCCCGGCGCCCCCTACGGCGGCGGGTTCCCGGTCAGTCCAGCGGCAGGGCGCGGCCCAGCACCGCGAACGGGCGCGGGTCGCCGGTGAACTGGTAGTGCCGCAGCACGTCGGTGAAGCCCAGCCGCCGGTACAGCCGCCACGCCTTGCTCGGCCCCTCCGGGGTGGACAGCAGCACGTGCGACGTCGTCACCCCGCCCAGCAGGCTGCGCAGCAGACCTTCGCCGATGCCCCGGCTCTGCGCGCGCGGCAGCACGTGCAGCTCGGTCAGCTCGAAGTAGTCGTGCATCCACTCCTCGACCGCCTGCGGCCCGGCGACCAGGGTCAGGCCGTGCCGCACCTGCTCGTGCCACCACTGGCCCACCGAGCCCCGGTAGCCGTAGCCGATGCCGACCAGCTCGTCCTCCTCGCCCAGCGCCACCACGCAGCGCCAGCCGTCCCGCAGCATGTGCGCCAGCCACATCGGCGCGCGCTGCTCGGCCGTGCCGGGCGGGTAGTTCATCGCGCTGACGTAGAGGTCCAGCGCCTCGCCGAGCCGGGAGTTCAGCTCGCGGGCCGACAGCTCGACCAGCCGCTGCGACGGCGCGGCGGTCATCGGGCGACCCTCGCCGGTGTGCCGCCGGTCAGGGCGACCAGGCCGGCGTAGGTCGTCGGGAACACGGCGTGCGGGTGCCCGGCGGCGGCCCACACCACCTCGTACCGCTCCAGGTCGACGTCGACGAACGTCGGGATCGGCGCGGGGTGGCCGATCGGCGAGACGCCGCCGATGACCTGGCCGGTGTGCTCGCGCACGAAGTCCGGCTTGGCCCGGTCGATCCGGTCCGCGCCGGCGAGCTCGGCCAGCAGGTCGGTGTCGGCCCGGTGCGCGCCGGAGGTGAGCACCAGCAGCGGGGTGGCCACGCCGTCCCGGACGGCGGCGAACACGAGGCTGTTCGCGATGGCCCCGACCGGCACGTTCACCGCCGACGCGGCCTCGGCGGCGGTGCGGACGGCGTCGGCCAGCACGCGGATCCCGTCCGCTGCCTCGTGGTGGCCCGATTCGGACAGGGCCGCCGCCACCTTGCGGATACCGGGGTGGTCAAGTGCGCTCACCTGTTCATGAGACCACGTGCGGCCGGGTTGAGGAGTGCCGGGTTGACGGGTTACGCTGACCGTGCTCGAACACGTGTTCGAGTTATGCCTTGGTGGTGGGGCGGGGGAAGCGCCCCACCACCAAGTGCCGCCGTCTCCCCGCGGCGGTCGTCGCTGTCCCGACGCCGCGAGGAGGCCGCCGATGTCGACTTCGACCGACTTCCCCAGCGCCCGACGGGTGCCACCACCCCCACCACCGGCCGTCGACCTGCTCGCCCGGGCGCGCGACCGCGTGCGGGAGGCGGAGCACGCGGCCGAACCCGTCGACCGGTTCACCACCGCCTACCTGGGCGCGCTGTGCGCCGCGGCGGCCGTCCTGGCGGCGCGCGGTCGGCCCCGCCGGGGACTGGTCGAGCCGGCCGGGGTGTGGGTGCTGCTGCCCGTGCCGGCACCCGGGCTGCGCGAGTGGGCGGAGTACTTCGCGTCCTGCTCGGCGGTCGACGCGGCGGTGCGGGCGGGCGTCACCCGGCACGTGGACCGACGGGCCGCCGACGACCTGGTGCGCCAAGCGGCGCAGTTCATCGGGCTGGCCGACGCGATCGTGCGCGAGGGCGGACGGTGAGCAGGGGACTGGTCGACTACGGCCGGCTGATCGAGACCGTGGCGGCGGAGGCCGAGTCGCTGGCGTCGGCGGCGGAGGGGCAGCGCCCGGAGCGCCAGGTGCCCGCGTGCCCCGGCCTGAACCTGGGCGAGACCGCGCGGCACGTGGGCAGCACGTACCGGATGGTCACGGCCTGGCTCCGCGAGGGGCGGCAGCCCGTCGCGTGGCAGCAGGACCCGGCGCGGGGGCAGACGCTGTCCGACTACCTGCGGGAGGGCGTCGAGCCGCTGGTCGACGCGCTGTCCGAACGCGAGCCGGACGACCCGTGCGAGACGTGGTGGCCGGCGGAGCGGACGTGCCGCTTCTGGGCGCGGCGGCTCGCGCACGAGTCGACCGTGCACCGGATGGACGTGCAGGCGGCGGCCGGGCTGCCGCTGGGGCCGGTGCCCGACGACATCGCCGAGGACGGCGCGGACGAGGTCCTGTCGCTGTGGCTCGGCCACCGCCTGGACGTGCTGGGCGTGCGGGGCACCCGCGAGGGGACGGTGGCGGTCCGCACCGGCGGCCGGGTGTGGATCACCCGCACCGGGCCGGAGCCCGCGACGACGTGGGAGGCGTCGCCGGAGGAGGCCGCGTCGGCGGACGCGGACGTCAGCGGGCCGCCCGTCCGGGTGTACCGGTGGTTGTGGGGCCGCATCCCGGACCGCGAGGTGGAGACGACGGGCGACCACGACGCGATCGCGCAGCTGTGGGCGTTGCTGCGCCTGGCGACGAAGTGATCCCCGGTTCGCCGCGGCGTCATCCGGCGCCGTCGGCCGCTCCCGCGGTCTTCCGGGCGTCGCCTCGGCGGGCGGCCTCCTGGCGGGGCGGTTCCAGGCGGGGTGCCGCGCCGGCGTTCTCAGCTCGCGGCGGCCGTCCTGTCGGTGGCCCCTGGCAGGATTGGTCATCGGGGGGCCCTCACCCTGCCCTCGGAAGCCCTCACCCCGCCCGTGGCCTCACAGCGTGAGGTCGGCGCTGCCGACCAGGCCGTCCGGGGTGGCGGTTTCCAGTCGGTAGCGGGCCTTGCGGCCGACGATCTCCAGGACCGCCACCGAGTTGCCGAAGTGCGGACCGCTGATCTTGGTCCACGCCACGGGGTCGGCCGGCACGCCCGCCCGGTCGGCCCAGCGGCGCAGCAGCCGGGCCAGCGGCCTGGACCAGGACAGGCGGAACACCGGGCGGAAGATCCACGGCGGGTCGTTGTGCACCGGTGAGCAGACCAGTTGCAGCACCTCGGAGCGCGTCGGCTCGGCGAACTCGGCGCGGGCCGCGTAGCTGTGGTGGACGTCCCCGGACAGCACGCAGACGGTGCCCGGCGCGGTCGGGCCGGAGCCGATGCGGTGGATGAGGCGCGAGAGGCGCTCGAAGGACGCGCGGAACGCGGGCCAGTGCTCCAGGTCGCCCGCCTGGCGCACCTTCTCGGCCAGCCGGCCGCGCGGACCGGGGCGCGCGGCGGCGCGCTCGTTGATGGACTGGAAGTGGCTCAGGCCGTGCGGCATCAGCCACGGCAGCGACGACCCGATCAGCAGGTGGTCGACGTCGCCCTCGGCGTTGCGCTCGATCCAGTCGAACTCCTCGTCGCCGACCATCAGCCGCTCCGGGCCGTCCAGGATGCGCCCGCTGCGGGTGTCGACGACCAGCAACCGCACCCGCCCGAAGTCGCGCCGGTAGCTCCACCGGGTGGACTTGCGGCCGTCCACCTCCCGGTCGGCCTGCTCCGCGAAGTCCTCCAGCAGCGGCTGCACGTCGTGCCCGGCGGCCAGCACCGCCGCGAACAGCTCGTCGCGCGCGAGTTCCGCCGGCGAGAGGTTGCCCAGGTGCTGGTACACCCAGTACGACGCCAACCCCGCGCGGATGCGCTCGCGCCACCACGGCTTCCCGGCCATCTGCGCGCGCCAGGCCCGCGAGGTGTTCCAGTCGTCCCGGATGTCGTGGTCGTCGAAGATCATCGAGGTCGGCAGGACGGACATCAGCCAGCGGATCTCCGGGTCCGCCCACGACTCGTGGTACAGCTCGGCGTACTCGCGGAACGACACCACCTCGCCCGCCGGCTCCGGTCTGCGGCGGGCCAGCCACTCCCGGACGCGGGGCGTCGGCTCGTCCGCGTAGACCTGGTCCCCGAGCAGCAGCAGGGCGTCCGGCCACCGCTCCTCGGGCCAGTCCTTCATCCGCAGCGCGAACGCGTCCAACGCGTCCGGGCCCAGCTTGTCCGCCGTCCGCTGGTCGGGCCCGCCCGCCTTGGCGGCCCGGCACGACCCGAACACCAGCCGCGTCACCCGGCCGGTGCGGATCCTCGGCGCCGGGAACGACGAGCCCGGCTCCGGCCAGACGACCCGGCCGTCCAACCGCACGTCGTAGCGCGTGGTGCTGCCCGGTTCGAGCCCTTCGACGACGACCAGCGCGAAGTGCTGCTCACCGACCTGGAACGTGGGGGCGCGGTTGCCCGCGACGGTGACCTCGCAGGACGCGTCGGTCTCCACCCAGACGGTGGCCGACGTGGCGTCGACGTGTCGCAGCACCGGACCGAGCACCAGTTGCGCCATGGGCGCAGACGTTACCTTCGAGGCATGGCGACGAGGTTGTACGACGTGGTCGTGGATTCCGCCGACCCGGCCCGGCTGGGGCGGTTCTGGTCGGCGCTGCTGGAGCGGGAGATCACCGGCGAGAGCGCGGACGAGGTGGACGTGGCCCTGAGCCCCGGCACCGAGCTGGTGTTCGTGCCGGTGCCCGACCCGAAGACGGTCAAGAACCGCGTGCACCTGGACCTGGCGTCGACGTCGGCGGACCACCAGGCGGCACTGGTCGCGCGGGCGCGGGACCTGGGCGCGCGGCCGGTCGACATCGGCCAGGGCGCCATGCCGTGGGTGGTGCTGGCGGACCCGGAGGGCAACGAGTTCTGCGTCCTGGAGCCCCGCGACGAGTACCTCGACGTCGGTCCGGTGGCGGCGGTGGTGATCGACGCCCTGGACCCGCGGGCGCAGGCGGCGTTCTGGTCGCACGCCACGGGGTTGCCGGTGGTGCGCGAGCACGCGGAGTGCGCGTCCTTGCGGCAGGAGTCG
Coding sequences:
- a CDS encoding alkaline phosphatase D family protein; translated protein: MAQLVLGPVLRHVDATSATVWVETDASCEVTVAGNRAPTFQVGEQHFALVVVEGLEPGSTTRYDVRLDGRVVWPEPGSSFPAPRIRTGRVTRLVFGSCRAAKAGGPDQRTADKLGPDALDAFALRMKDWPEERWPDALLLLGDQVYADEPTPRVREWLARRRPEPAGEVVSFREYAELYHESWADPEIRWLMSVLPTSMIFDDHDIRDDWNTSRAWRAQMAGKPWWRERIRAGLASYWVYQHLGNLSPAELARDELFAAVLAAGHDVQPLLEDFAEQADREVDGRKSTRWSYRRDFGRVRLLVVDTRSGRILDGPERLMVGDEEFDWIERNAEGDVDHLLIGSSLPWLMPHGLSHFQSINERAAARPGPRGRLAEKVRQAGDLEHWPAFRASFERLSRLIHRIGSGPTAPGTVCVLSGDVHHSYAARAEFAEPTRSEVLQLVCSPVHNDPPWIFRPVFRLSWSRPLARLLRRWADRAGVPADPVAWTKISGPHFGNSVAVLEIVGRKARYRLETATPDGLVGSADLTL
- a CDS encoding VOC family protein, whose product is MATRLYDVVVDSADPARLGRFWSALLEREITGESADEVDVALSPGTELVFVPVPDPKTVKNRVHLDLASTSADHQAALVARARDLGARPVDIGQGAMPWVVLADPEGNEFCVLEPRDEYLDVGPVAAVVIDALDPRAQAAFWSHATGLPVVREHAECASLRQESAFWLEFVRVTGAKAVKNRVHLDVVPPADGDLLIEVARLESQGAVRADVGQSAVSWVVLADPEGNEFCVLTPR
- a CDS encoding YbaK/EbsC family protein, translating into MSALDHPGIRKVAAALSESGHHEAADGIRVLADAVRTAAEAASAVNVPVGAIANSLVFAAVRDGVATPLLVLTSGAHRADTDLLAELAGADRIDRAKPDFVREHTGQVIGGVSPIGHPAPIPTFVDVDLERYEVVWAAAGHPHAVFPTTYAGLVALTGGTPARVAR
- a CDS encoding maleylpyruvate isomerase family mycothiol-dependent enzyme, producing the protein MSRGLVDYGRLIETVAAEAESLASAAEGQRPERQVPACPGLNLGETARHVGSTYRMVTAWLREGRQPVAWQQDPARGQTLSDYLREGVEPLVDALSEREPDDPCETWWPAERTCRFWARRLAHESTVHRMDVQAAAGLPLGPVPDDIAEDGADEVLSLWLGHRLDVLGVRGTREGTVAVRTGGRVWITRTGPEPATTWEASPEEAASADADVSGPPVRVYRWLWGRIPDREVETTGDHDAIAQLWALLRLATK
- a CDS encoding DUF885 domain-containing protein, translating into MSTSSAGVHGISNQFVADYAAADPLIATFIGVPGHDDRLTDYSPDGHRARAELAARALADITAAEPADESEAAAKSVFLERVGLDVEIHEAGLWDGALNVIASPVQSLREAFDLMPTATAEDWATIAKRLTAMPEAVANLRAGLAHSADRGQVAALRQVIRVAEQCDTWSGRSGGKSYFATLVEGAPADAALRTDLAAGAKAAAEAYADLATFLREDLAPKAPKKDAVGEDVYRLWSRHFTGARLDLAEAYEWGWAEFTRIETEMKQVANRVLGGSGGTLAEAAAVLDADPRYLVQGQAGLQAWMQQLSDKALHDVRGVHFELPDELMRLECRIAPPGGGVGAYYTGPTPDFSRPGRMWWSVPADKTEFSTWREVTTVYHEGVPGHHLQVATAVYQAEKLNNFQRLMCWVSGHGEGWALYAERLMRELGYLEDDGDLLGMLDAHLFRAARVIIDIGMHLELEIPRGTGFHEGERWTPELGLEFMLTRTITDPAHVRDEIDRYLGWPGQAPSYKLGERLWLAARDDAKARHGDAFDLKAFHKDALEMGAMGLDTLRERLARL
- a CDS encoding GNAT family N-acetyltransferase; translated protein: MTAAPSQRLVELSARELNSRLGEALDLYVSAMNYPPGTAEQRAPMWLAHMLRDGWRCVVALGEEDELVGIGYGYRGSVGQWWHEQVRHGLTLVAGPQAVEEWMHDYFELTELHVLPRAQSRGIGEGLLRSLLGGVTTSHVLLSTPEGPSKAWRLYRRLGFTDVLRHYQFTGDPRPFAVLGRALPLD
- a CDS encoding SAV_6107 family HEPN domain-containing protein; its protein translation is MSTSTDFPSARRVPPPPPPAVDLLARARDRVREAEHAAEPVDRFTTAYLGALCAAAAVLAARGRPRRGLVEPAGVWVLLPVPAPGLREWAEYFASCSAVDAAVRAGVTRHVDRRAADDLVRQAAQFIGLADAIVREGGR
- a CDS encoding CHAP domain-containing protein; the encoded protein is MARRLGRSASVVAAVGALLLCAAPAWAQDDIADPAEWRVRQEIVDHAFSQVGAREDGPNGYPRRYQDIDPAVRRPVEWCGVFVNWAWTKAGVPQRPSMQAAPGAPAVDQGHWATYWQKWGQANGRWKPLAERDVEMGDAIVYGNYPSMVAHVGVVVEVNYDRTGRKATHVRTVEGNVSDRVVYTKWRKLSDLNAGAGLKVSGFVSPF